The Thermococcus sp. genomic interval AGGGTTATTACGAGTCCTTTTCCAAGACGTTCCAGGGTTTCCTTTATTTTTTCAGGTCCATTGACGATCAGCTTTGGAGTCTTTTCGGGGCGGGCCTCCTCGGGTCCTTCGTCGACCACCTTGAACCCCGAGATTGAAAACCTCACCCCGTAGACCTTACCGAGGGTCTCCGTGGCGTCCGATGCCAGCTTTTCCAGGAGGCCATAGACAAAAGGGTCGACCTCCATTGAGAGAAACCTCCGGAGCCCCCGAACCTTTAAAAGGAAGACCAAGTTCAGCACCCGTTCCTCGGGCTGAACCAAAACTGTAAGCTCTTCCAATGACGCCCCAAAGGCCTCTACGGCCTCTCTAATCCTTCCCGCAAAGAGCTTATCGATAATCGGATAGTATTCAGGTGGATTGACGTTCAGCAATCTCAACACTCCGTAACGAAACTACGGCGAAATCACTTTAAGGGTTTCCCATCAATTAATACCGGTGATTCTTTATGAGAGTCAAATTTTATGCAACCTTCAGGGAGCTCATAGGGAAGAAGGAAGTGGAAGTTCACGGGGTGAAAACGGTTCGCGAGCTTGTAGAATACCTGGCCGAACACTACAGCCCGGAGATCAGAAAACAGCTCCTGGAAACGGAACGCGTTGCGGAAGGGAAGCCCATTGACGGTATGATCCTTGTTAACGGGCACAACGTGCTTCACCTGAGGGGACTAGATACCGAGCTCAAAGACGACGATGAGGTTCACATATTCCCGCCGGCCGGTGGTGGGTGATGGCGGTTGCCGAGATATGCCTCTTTCCGCTCGGGACGGAGAGCCCAAGCGTCGGGAAATACCTTGAGCCGGTCATGGACGTTATAAGGGAGAGCGGACTGAAGCACCGGCTCTGCCCGATGGGCACGGTCGTTGAGGGCTCGGTGGAGGAAATTCTTGAGCTGGTAAAGGCCTGCCGGGAGGCCATCTTCAAGGCAGGGGCAAAGAGGGTCGTCATAAGCCTCAGGATAGACGATAGACTCGACAAGCCCCTGACGATCGAGGGCAAGATGAGGGTGTAAGATGGCGGAGTACTTCGACAGAATAGCCCGCAGGTACGATGACTGGTACGGAACAGAAACCGGGAGGTACGTTGACAGAACTGAGAAGTGGCTCGTTTTTTCCATGCTGCAGTCGAAATCGGGGAAAGCCCTCGACCTCGGCTGTGGGACGGGCAACTACACCCTTGAGCTGAAGAAGAGGGGCTTCGACGTGATCGGTCTGGATGCCAGCGAGGGCATGCTCCAGGTGGCCCGCTCCAAAGGGCTGAACTGCATAAAGGGCGACGCCTACAGTCTGCCCTTTCCCGACCGGAGCTTTGATCTGGTTCTCAGTGTCACGATGTTTGAGTTTATTTACGAGCCCGAGAGGGTTGTGGCGGAGATAAACCGTGTCTTGAAGCCGGGAGGTGAGGTTCTTATAGCGACGATGAACGGACGGAGTGCCTGGTTCGTCTTCAAAAGATTTAAGAGCCTTTTCGTGGAGACCGCTTACAGGTACGCTCGCTTCTATACTCCAGGGGAGCTTGAGGACCTGCTCAGGAATGCCGGCTTTACCGATGTCCGGAGCGGTGGAGTGATATTCTTCCCGTCTTTCTGGCCGTTCCACGGCCTTGCCGAGCGCCTCGACAAAAAGCTTCACAACCGCTGCAAGGGCATCGCGGCTTTTATAGCGGTCAGGGGCGTGAAGCCTTGAAAAAGATACGCCTGGTGACCCGGGAGGAGGCCTGGAAGAGGGCGGGGAGAATAAAACGGGAGTACGAGGCGATTTACGGCATCGAGTTTGAACTTGAAGCGGCATTTATACCGCTCACCCGTGTTGTGCCCACCCAAGCGGCGCTGAGTGAGGTCAAACTTCTGGTTGTTCTTCAGGAGATAAAGCACGGCTACAACGCCCCCATCATAGTCATACCCTACGGAGGCAGGTACTACCTCATAGACGGTCACCACAGGGCTTTTGCCCTGAAGAAACTGGGCTTTGACGAGATTGAGGCCATCCTCATCAGGCCAAGGGGAGAATTTGTCCCGGGCGTTATCAAAACAACAGAAAAAGAGGGACTAAAAAGACTCGAAGACATAAAAATCGTGAGGGATTAACCCTCCCATATCACGTACTCCTTCTTTGTTATGAAGACAGGTTCTATCCTCTTCCTGACGATGACGACCTTGTCCTCACCG includes:
- a CDS encoding ubiquitin-like small modifier protein 1, with amino-acid sequence MRVKFYATFRELIGKKEVEVHGVKTVRELVEYLAEHYSPEIRKQLLETERVAEGKPIDGMILVNGHNVLHLRGLDTELKDDDEVHIFPPAGGG
- a CDS encoding ParB/RepB/Spo0J family partition protein; translation: MKKIRLVTREEAWKRAGRIKREYEAIYGIEFELEAAFIPLTRVVPTQAALSEVKLLVVLQEIKHGYNAPIIVIPYGGRYYLIDGHHRAFALKKLGFDEIEAILIRPRGEFVPGVIKTTEKEGLKRLEDIKIVRD
- a CDS encoding class I SAM-dependent methyltransferase, producing MAEYFDRIARRYDDWYGTETGRYVDRTEKWLVFSMLQSKSGKALDLGCGTGNYTLELKKRGFDVIGLDASEGMLQVARSKGLNCIKGDAYSLPFPDRSFDLVLSVTMFEFIYEPERVVAEINRVLKPGGEVLIATMNGRSAWFVFKRFKSLFVETAYRYARFYTPGELEDLLRNAGFTDVRSGGVIFFPSFWPFHGLAERLDKKLHNRCKGIAAFIAVRGVKP
- a CDS encoding MTH1187 family thiamine-binding protein, translating into MAVAEICLFPLGTESPSVGKYLEPVMDVIRESGLKHRLCPMGTVVEGSVEEILELVKACREAIFKAGAKRVVISLRIDDRLDKPLTIEGKMRV